The genomic stretch CCGATGGTTTGCGTGAAAAAATGATCACAGTCAACCGCGTGACCAAAGTGGTCAAAGGCGGTCGTATTATGAGTTTTGCTGCACTTACTGTTGTAGGTGATGGCGATGGTGCTGTAGGTATGGGTAAAGGTAAAGCACGTGAGGTACCAGTTGCTGTTCAAAAGGCAATGGATGAAGCACGTCGCGGAATGGTTAAAGTGAGCTTGAATAACGGTACATTGCATCATGCAGTTACTGGTGTTCACGGCGCAGCTAAAGTATTCATTCAGCCTGCATC from Candidatus Methylopumilus turicensis encodes the following:
- the rpsE gene encoding 30S ribosomal protein S5; protein product: MAKEMEQQQTDGLREKMITVNRVTKVVKGGRIMSFAALTVVGDGDGAVGMGKGKAREVPVAVQKAMDEARRGMVKVSLNNGTLHHAVTGVHGAAKVFIQPASEGTGIIAGGAMRAIFEVMGITNVLAKCIGSTNPYNVVRATLNGLQSMNTPSEIAAKRGKSVEEIRG